One genomic window of Caballeronia sp. SBC1 includes the following:
- a CDS encoding ImmA/IrrE family metallo-endopeptidase, with protein MTVEFDAANLRLVRCAQSLSLADVGEAVGKSKQFIQRVESGMAQPTDELVDALASVLRVQRQFFFPGAPQALPEDAFHFRKLTTAKLSDRQTVIAKGELFRRFVASIDARLRLPKLDFPEFPIDSPEAAERAAEKCRAHWGLGMGPIGNMVRVLENAGAVVTAFENSARDIDALSIASSRPIVVTNPSDASACRVRFGYAHECGHFVGHVGRKTGDKASESEANRFASAFLLPRSTFVKEFPALRGGTQVNWIALSQLKMRWRVSKAAMLYRARQLNILGEDQYKRALLGHLFEKGERHIEHEDISIPHEKPELLHSAMTVLREKLGLSLNDIAVSVHMTRALLAEIAPLADDEHEAGDRVVSLARFRQTREKTGG; from the coding sequence ATGACAGTTGAATTCGATGCGGCCAATCTGAGACTGGTCCGCTGCGCCCAAAGTCTTTCGCTCGCTGATGTAGGAGAGGCCGTCGGCAAGTCGAAACAGTTCATCCAGCGGGTTGAGTCAGGAATGGCTCAACCCACTGATGAACTCGTCGATGCGCTGGCTTCCGTGCTTCGCGTGCAGCGGCAGTTCTTTTTTCCGGGCGCACCGCAAGCGTTGCCAGAAGACGCATTCCATTTTCGCAAGCTGACGACTGCAAAGCTGAGCGACAGGCAGACCGTTATTGCTAAAGGCGAACTCTTCCGGCGGTTCGTCGCTTCGATCGACGCCAGGTTGCGGCTTCCCAAACTGGACTTTCCAGAATTTCCAATCGATAGCCCTGAAGCGGCAGAGCGAGCCGCAGAGAAGTGCAGGGCGCATTGGGGACTGGGAATGGGCCCGATCGGCAATATGGTCCGCGTGCTTGAAAACGCCGGAGCGGTTGTGACCGCGTTTGAAAACTCGGCGAGGGATATTGATGCATTGTCTATCGCGTCGTCCCGGCCAATCGTGGTGACCAACCCCAGCGACGCGTCAGCGTGCCGCGTACGTTTTGGATACGCACACGAGTGCGGTCACTTCGTTGGACACGTCGGCCGAAAGACGGGGGACAAAGCATCGGAGTCCGAAGCGAATCGGTTTGCCAGTGCTTTCCTGCTTCCTCGAAGCACTTTCGTCAAAGAATTTCCGGCCTTGAGAGGCGGCACGCAGGTTAACTGGATAGCGTTGTCGCAACTTAAAATGCGGTGGCGCGTGAGCAAGGCAGCGATGCTGTATCGCGCACGGCAACTGAACATTCTTGGTGAAGACCAATATAAGCGCGCGCTGTTGGGACATCTGTTTGAAAAAGGAGAGCGCCACATCGAGCACGAGGACATATCCATTCCGCATGAAAAACCGGAGCTTCTTCATAGTGCAATGACCGTTCTCAGAGAAAAACTGGGTTTATCGTTGAACGATATTGCCGTGTCCGTGCACATGACCCGCGCCTTGCTCGCAGAAATTGCTCCCTTAGCGGACGACGAGCATGAGGCGGGGGATCGCGTTGTTTCGCTTGCGCGATTCCGGCAAACTCGCGAGAAAACCGGCGGTTGA
- a CDS encoding CaiB/BaiF CoA-transferase family protein, with translation MSGPLKGIRVVEMVGLGPCPFAAMMLADMGAEVIRIDREPTGGATPYPMQGTKFDVMARGRRSLALDLKQPEGRELALHLVAQADALIEGFRPGVMERLGLGPDVCLERNPKIVYGRVTGWGQDGPLAKAAGHDLNYIAMSGMLHEIGSSDAPPVPPLNLLGDFGGGGMMLAFGVLCALLEARGSGKGQVIDAAMVEGSALLGAMIYGYKAFGAWAGERGSSMLAGGAHFYTTYACADGKFVSVGAIEPQFYALLLKLCDIHDATFNSQMDCAQWPSLKTKMAAIFATKTRQAWCELMEGTDVCFAPVLDMDEAPEHVHNRARGAFIDVDGVTQPAPAPRFSRTMPEVSSPPSRPGRDTDSILRDWNVPGELIEKLREKKVV, from the coding sequence ATGAGTGGGCCGCTCAAGGGAATTCGCGTGGTCGAGATGGTCGGGCTCGGGCCGTGTCCGTTCGCCGCCATGATGCTTGCCGACATGGGTGCCGAAGTGATCCGCATCGATCGTGAGCCGACCGGCGGCGCTACGCCGTATCCCATGCAAGGCACGAAATTCGATGTGATGGCACGCGGGCGCCGTTCGCTCGCGCTTGATCTCAAGCAACCGGAAGGGCGTGAGCTGGCGCTGCATCTTGTTGCTCAGGCCGACGCGCTGATCGAGGGTTTTCGTCCTGGCGTGATGGAGCGGCTTGGCCTCGGGCCGGACGTCTGCCTGGAACGCAATCCGAAGATTGTGTACGGCCGAGTCACGGGCTGGGGGCAGGATGGTCCGCTGGCGAAGGCCGCCGGGCACGATCTGAATTACATCGCGATGAGCGGCATGTTGCACGAGATAGGCAGTAGCGATGCCCCGCCGGTGCCCCCGCTGAATCTGCTCGGTGACTTTGGCGGCGGTGGCATGATGCTCGCGTTCGGCGTGTTGTGTGCGCTGCTGGAAGCGCGCGGCTCGGGCAAGGGCCAGGTGATCGATGCCGCGATGGTCGAAGGCTCCGCGCTGCTCGGCGCGATGATTTACGGCTACAAGGCGTTTGGCGCGTGGGCGGGCGAACGAGGCTCGAGCATGCTTGCTGGCGGCGCGCATTTCTATACGACCTACGCGTGCGCGGATGGCAAATTCGTCTCGGTCGGAGCGATTGAACCGCAGTTCTATGCTTTGCTGCTGAAGCTCTGCGATATCCACGATGCCACCTTCAATAGCCAAATGGACTGCGCGCAATGGCCTTCGCTGAAAACGAAAATGGCCGCCATCTTCGCGACGAAAACCCGGCAGGCGTGGTGTGAATTGATGGAAGGTACGGATGTGTGCTTTGCGCCCGTGCTCGATATGGACGAAGCGCCGGAGCATGTGCATAACCGGGCGCGGGGGGCGTTTATCGACGTGGACGGGGTGACGCAACCGGCCCCGGCGCCGCGCTTTAGCCGTACGATGCCGGAGGTGAGTTCGCCGCCCTCGCGTCCAGGGCGGGATACCGACTCAATCCTGCGGGACTGGAACGTGCCGGGCGAGTTGATCGAGAAGTTGCGGGAGAAGAAGGTGGTTTAG
- a CDS encoding sensor histidine kinase — protein sequence MDALPPEETIRSAVDRSVSRLRLQHEIAVQFATSVLRVHNANVLLDEACKAVSAGLRSRFAKVLRYQPESETFVLEAGIGWDPADIGTTELGADDASPAGHAFVSGRPVLSNHLGTEHRFRTPELLARHGIKRAINVPIRGIPETFGVLEADSSDDEDFSETDIVFLEAIANVISMSRERLAAESQSGADELFSTSVLNASIDCIQVLSLDGGIEFMNDNGLAALSIDDFAEVGGTTCADLWPDDQRQKVLQALAKSAAGEPVRFEGPCPTRAGDARWWDVSVAPILDTDEHVKRIVLTMRDVTERHENEEKLAALVLSQETQLGNSALMMKEVHHRVRNSLQLVQTLLALQANLAGDKSVATHLQAAATRVRTVGSVHHRLYQDDGAEATDATSYLRGLTADLAELAAGREVSLEGESIVLPAARLAPLGLVTAELVTNALKYGRGTVRVKLERSEAAVLLTVEDEGDGFPIDFPKPQGTGLGMRLVTTYAGKGAGAVTVDRSVPFSRIVVRFPAG from the coding sequence ATGGATGCATTGCCACCCGAAGAAACGATCCGCAGCGCCGTCGACCGCTCGGTAAGCCGTCTGCGCCTTCAGCACGAGATTGCCGTGCAATTCGCGACGTCCGTGCTGCGCGTACACAACGCGAACGTTCTCCTCGACGAAGCCTGCAAGGCTGTATCGGCCGGACTCCGCTCGCGCTTCGCCAAAGTGCTCCGTTATCAGCCGGAAAGCGAAACTTTCGTGCTGGAAGCCGGCATCGGCTGGGACCCGGCCGACATCGGCACGACCGAACTCGGCGCCGACGACGCCAGTCCCGCCGGCCACGCATTCGTCAGCGGCCGCCCGGTGTTGTCGAATCATCTCGGCACCGAACACCGTTTCCGAACGCCCGAACTGCTCGCCCGGCACGGCATCAAGCGCGCGATCAACGTCCCCATTCGCGGCATTCCCGAAACCTTCGGCGTGCTTGAAGCCGATAGCTCCGACGACGAAGACTTCAGCGAAACCGACATCGTTTTCCTGGAAGCGATCGCGAACGTCATCTCCATGAGCCGCGAACGGTTGGCCGCGGAATCGCAAAGCGGCGCCGACGAACTGTTCTCCACCAGCGTGCTGAACGCGAGCATCGACTGCATCCAGGTGCTGTCGCTGGATGGCGGTATCGAATTCATGAACGATAACGGCCTGGCGGCGCTGAGCATTGACGACTTCGCGGAGGTCGGCGGCACGACTTGCGCCGACCTGTGGCCCGACGATCAACGCCAGAAAGTCCTGCAGGCACTGGCGAAATCCGCAGCGGGCGAACCGGTTCGGTTCGAAGGACCTTGCCCGACCCGCGCAGGCGATGCCCGCTGGTGGGATGTGTCAGTGGCACCTATTCTGGATACCGATGAACACGTGAAGCGCATCGTGCTGACCATGCGCGACGTCACCGAACGGCACGAGAACGAGGAGAAACTTGCCGCGCTCGTGTTGAGCCAGGAGACGCAGCTTGGCAATTCGGCGCTGATGATGAAAGAGGTTCATCACCGGGTTCGCAACAGTCTTCAACTTGTGCAGACGCTGCTCGCGCTGCAGGCGAATCTTGCCGGCGATAAATCCGTCGCCACGCATTTGCAGGCGGCAGCCACGCGCGTGCGCACGGTTGGGTCGGTGCATCACCGGCTCTATCAGGACGACGGCGCGGAAGCCACGGATGCAACCAGTTACTTGCGCGGCTTGACGGCCGATCTGGCCGAACTGGCGGCGGGGCGGGAGGTATCGCTGGAAGGAGAGTCGATTGTGCTGCCTGCCGCGCGTCTCGCGCCGCTCGGGCTGGTGACGGCGGAACTCGTGACCAACGCGCTCAAGTACGGGCGCGGGACGGTGCGCGTGAAGCTGGAACGTTCCGAGGCTGCCGTGCTGCTGACCGTGGAGGACGAGGGAGACGGCTTTCCCATCGACTTCCCGAAACCGCAGGGTACTGGGCTTGGTATGCGGCTCGTGACAACCTATGCCGGCAAGGGCGCGGGCGCAGTTACTGTTGACCGATCGGTGCCGTTCAGCCGGATTGTGGTGAGGTTTCCGGCGGGGTGA
- a CDS encoding DMT family transporter, protein MSSREMRVGCVEMSVAMLISGTVGWLVVSSQQTPMNVVFIRCVFGAATLLLICALKGMLRRSLFSWRMLGLVALGSATIVGNWVLLFAAYSRASISMATTVYNTQPFMLVLLGAVVFRERITLRTILWLSVAFLGLVLVVRVEPAVLAKPGEYLEGIGYALGAAFLYAICSIVTKQLKGTPPHLIALLHVALGIIMLAPFVDFRHLPTTPNHWADLVVLGVVNTGIMYVLLYGAIQKLPTAVTGALSFIYPVVAIIVDRVAFGQRLGWLQIVGAALILLAAAGTTLGWELMPRKRTAFE, encoded by the coding sequence ATGAGCTCAAGAGAAATGCGCGTTGGCTGCGTAGAAATGAGTGTAGCGATGCTGATATCCGGCACGGTCGGCTGGCTTGTCGTGTCGTCGCAGCAAACACCGATGAACGTTGTGTTCATTCGTTGCGTGTTCGGCGCGGCGACGCTGCTCTTGATCTGTGCGTTAAAGGGCATGCTGCGCAGAAGCTTGTTCTCATGGCGCATGCTTGGACTGGTTGCGCTCGGCAGCGCCACGATTGTCGGCAACTGGGTGCTGCTGTTTGCAGCGTATTCGCGAGCCTCTATATCTATGGCGACCACTGTCTATAACACCCAGCCGTTCATGCTTGTCCTGCTCGGCGCGGTGGTGTTTCGCGAACGGATCACCTTGCGCACAATTCTCTGGCTCAGCGTCGCGTTTTTAGGCCTGGTGTTGGTCGTGCGAGTGGAGCCTGCGGTGTTGGCCAAGCCTGGTGAATATCTGGAAGGGATCGGCTATGCGCTCGGCGCGGCATTTCTCTATGCGATCTGTTCGATCGTGACCAAGCAGCTCAAGGGAACGCCACCCCATTTGATTGCGTTGTTGCATGTGGCGCTTGGCATCATCATGCTCGCGCCGTTCGTCGATTTTCGGCATCTGCCTACCACCCCGAATCATTGGGCGGATCTTGTCGTGCTCGGCGTGGTGAACACCGGCATCATGTATGTGCTGCTTTATGGCGCCATCCAGAAACTGCCGACGGCGGTGACAGGCGCGTTGTCCTTCATCTATCCGGTCGTGGCGATCATCGTGGATAGGGTCGCGTTCGGACAACGCTTAGGATGGCTGCAGATTGTTGGTGCAGCGCTGATTCTGCTTGCGGCCGCTGGAACGACTTTAGGGTGGGAACTCATGCCGCGAAAACGCACGGCTTTCGAGTAG
- the deoC gene encoding deoxyribose-phosphate aldolase — protein sequence MLDVASQPVVPLRSKPLPHQEQQQRNPGVPLDLSWLDSLRVNQSAVARRVSTLGTRRAVKKDAQAAWLLKAITCIDLTTLNGDDTAARVERLCAKARRPIRDDLLESLGMPPGSIKTGAVCVYHRFVGTAVAALSGSGIPVAAVSTGFPAGLIPHPLKLKEIEASVKDGAAEIDIVVTREHVLTGNWQALYDEMRDFRAACGPAHIKAILATGDIRTLSNIAKASMVCMMAGADFIKTSTGKEGVNATLDVSLVMVRMIRDYLERTGVMIGFKPAGGVSTAKSVLEYQILMKEELGREWLEPELFRIGASSLLADIERQLEHHVTGRYSAFHRHPVA from the coding sequence ATGCTCGATGTTGCTTCCCAACCTGTCGTCCCCTTGCGCAGCAAACCGCTCCCTCATCAGGAGCAACAGCAGCGCAATCCTGGCGTCCCGCTAGACCTCTCCTGGCTAGACAGCCTGCGGGTCAACCAGTCGGCAGTCGCCCGGCGAGTCAGCACGCTAGGCACGCGCCGCGCGGTTAAAAAGGATGCACAAGCCGCTTGGCTGCTTAAAGCCATCACGTGCATTGACCTGACCACCCTCAACGGCGACGACACCGCCGCCCGCGTCGAACGCCTGTGCGCCAAAGCACGTCGTCCGATTCGCGACGACCTGCTGGAGTCGCTAGGAATGCCGCCCGGTTCCATCAAGACCGGCGCTGTGTGTGTGTATCACCGCTTCGTTGGCACAGCCGTCGCCGCGCTCTCCGGTAGCGGCATCCCGGTCGCGGCCGTTTCCACGGGCTTTCCCGCCGGCCTGATTCCGCATCCGCTGAAGTTGAAAGAGATCGAGGCGTCGGTGAAAGACGGCGCGGCGGAAATCGATATTGTCGTCACGCGTGAACACGTGCTCACCGGCAACTGGCAGGCGCTCTACGACGAAATGCGCGATTTTCGCGCAGCGTGCGGCCCGGCGCATATCAAAGCGATTCTCGCCACCGGCGACATTCGCACGTTATCGAATATCGCCAAGGCGTCCATGGTCTGCATGATGGCCGGCGCCGATTTCATCAAGACTTCCACCGGCAAGGAAGGCGTCAACGCCACGCTCGACGTCTCGCTCGTCATGGTGCGCATGATTCGCGACTACCTTGAACGGACGGGCGTGATGATCGGCTTCAAACCAGCGGGCGGCGTGTCTACCGCCAAGTCGGTGCTCGAATACCAGATTCTGATGAAGGAGGAGCTAGGCCGCGAATGGCTCGAACCGGAACTGTTCCGCATTGGCGCGTCGAGTCTGCTCGCCGATATCGAACGGCAACTCGAGCATCATGTCACCGGCCGCTACTCGGCTTTCCATCGACATCCGGTTGCTTAA
- a CDS encoding LysR substrate-binding domain-containing protein produces MKYHQLRAFLTVAEQGSIRAAARSLHLSQAALTKALKELEQDLGVPLVLRTARGVQLTAFGSQLRIRAQMVVSEMRRAEDDIEHMKGAVTGNVAAAVTPTAALSILPKAFSAFRKKMPHARVSFIEGFPGVALPRLRDGSLDFVVAVIVPEHLGPEFDYIELYKISSVVVARQDHPLAQCTSLAELVDAEWLLNPSPESSTRGLLDFFAARGLTVPQKIIECPSFVIAHGLLRGSDTVAMLPEPLLDQPWVREGIAVLPIADLPPPIAIGVVTRRDSPLTPAASLLLDCLQDAVTSLRLNVPARRSIQGR; encoded by the coding sequence ATGAAATACCATCAGTTGCGCGCGTTCCTCACGGTGGCCGAGCAGGGCAGCATCCGCGCGGCGGCGCGTAGCCTGCATCTTTCGCAGGCGGCGTTGACGAAGGCGTTAAAAGAACTCGAACAGGATCTGGGCGTGCCGCTCGTGCTGCGCACCGCGCGTGGCGTGCAATTGACCGCGTTCGGCTCGCAGTTGAGGATTCGCGCGCAGATGGTGGTGAGCGAGATGCGTCGCGCGGAAGACGACATCGAACATATGAAAGGCGCGGTCACCGGCAACGTGGCAGCCGCTGTCACGCCGACCGCCGCGTTGTCGATCCTGCCTAAAGCGTTCAGCGCATTTCGAAAGAAGATGCCGCATGCGCGCGTGAGTTTTATCGAAGGATTTCCGGGCGTTGCGTTGCCGCGTTTGCGTGACGGGTCACTTGACTTCGTGGTGGCCGTGATCGTGCCGGAGCATCTCGGTCCCGAGTTCGATTACATCGAGCTTTATAAAATCAGTTCGGTGGTCGTCGCGCGGCAGGATCATCCGCTGGCGCAATGCACGTCCCTGGCTGAACTCGTCGATGCGGAATGGCTGCTGAATCCGTCGCCCGAAAGCTCGACACGCGGCCTGCTCGATTTCTTCGCCGCGCGCGGTCTGACGGTGCCGCAGAAAATTATCGAGTGCCCGAGCTTCGTGATTGCGCACGGGTTGTTGCGCGGATCCGATACCGTTGCGATGTTGCCCGAGCCTTTGCTGGACCAACCGTGGGTGCGCGAGGGCATTGCCGTGTTGCCGATAGCCGACCTGCCGCCGCCCATTGCAATCGGCGTTGTGACTCGCCGCGACAGCCCGCTGACGCCGGCCGCTTCGCTGCTGCTGGATTGCTTGCAGGACGCGGTGACGTCGCTAAGGTTGAACGTTCCGGCGCGCCGTTCAATCCAGGGGCGGTAA
- a CDS encoding chitinase: protein MIGILRQGARVQIGAQQGSWGQIASIESGGPVIAASVGSFADPKANTGWIFLGKVHGHQLMEAVLSEAHFDQVVVLPKPVKINAGDLIGHLGRYDQLSEPSAGNRMVHIEVFCDAKVKPYIEQGRAWVEKNAWKIEPTILRIDRRVKLYAAMGQEGADAPQTGVIQIYPLSALAQGPKEDQFEETTAGTDGSKFHWWKVDSADVRRAPIAGWVREQNHAGGRVTREAACTWVDFEIHEEAHDPMHTMFATPKAYLDYWLDADEPDVPALAKLSPLAGKVYRSVFTTGSGSHAADELRKASRDPWLQLRLSRLIVKHESEWANPGKWKQLYEWIEQRTGHDPAHEEEQKRIAKLVWWDAVTGKIEGFPESADVFHIHPVGLVGNFFSKNFGKIDVGMLRKVWPSKAVSDAKLQELADELNPNLDAYKLNSSRRLMHFFAQVRQEVGPTFQLQEGLNYQPSALKANFGYFRRNPEEAEIYGRTDAHAADEVEIANRAYNGVTGNRGLGNGDLSSGDGWKFRGRGLKQTTGRFNYTEFNSKYPLVWPGEALDFVSNPDLLGQMRYAVRAGVFFWLHARLYDEADKTNGENCDSVVDSITQVINRHTDSYGERRNNYKRFTSEKIFNDIK from the coding sequence GTGATTGGCATCCTGCGCCAAGGCGCGCGTGTGCAGATCGGCGCGCAACAGGGCTCGTGGGGGCAGATTGCATCGATTGAATCGGGTGGTCCTGTCATTGCCGCGAGCGTGGGCAGTTTCGCCGATCCGAAGGCAAACACCGGCTGGATTTTTCTGGGCAAAGTACATGGCCATCAATTGATGGAGGCAGTGCTGTCGGAGGCGCACTTCGATCAGGTTGTCGTGTTGCCTAAACCCGTCAAGATCAATGCGGGAGACCTGATCGGGCATCTGGGCCGATACGACCAGTTAAGCGAGCCGAGCGCAGGCAACCGGATGGTGCACATCGAGGTGTTCTGCGATGCGAAGGTCAAGCCGTACATTGAGCAAGGGCGGGCGTGGGTCGAGAAAAACGCGTGGAAAATCGAGCCCACGATTCTGCGTATCGACCGGCGAGTGAAGCTATATGCGGCGATGGGCCAGGAAGGCGCTGATGCACCTCAAACGGGTGTCATCCAGATTTATCCACTTTCAGCGCTCGCACAGGGTCCGAAAGAGGATCAGTTCGAGGAAACGACCGCCGGCACAGATGGATCGAAGTTCCATTGGTGGAAGGTTGATAGCGCGGACGTTCGACGCGCACCGATCGCGGGTTGGGTGCGTGAACAGAATCATGCGGGTGGCAGGGTGACCCGCGAGGCGGCGTGTACGTGGGTGGACTTCGAGATACACGAAGAAGCCCATGACCCGATGCACACGATGTTCGCCACACCCAAGGCGTATCTGGATTATTGGCTCGACGCGGATGAGCCGGACGTGCCCGCGCTCGCGAAGTTGAGTCCGCTCGCGGGGAAGGTGTATCGGTCAGTGTTTACAACGGGAAGCGGCTCACACGCGGCTGACGAATTGCGCAAGGCTTCGAGGGACCCATGGTTGCAGTTGCGGTTATCGCGGCTGATCGTGAAGCATGAGAGCGAATGGGCGAATCCGGGGAAGTGGAAGCAGCTGTACGAGTGGATCGAGCAGCGTACCGGACACGATCCAGCGCATGAAGAGGAACAGAAGCGCATCGCGAAGCTGGTGTGGTGGGATGCAGTGACGGGGAAGATTGAGGGCTTTCCGGAGTCGGCGGATGTGTTTCATATTCATCCGGTGGGATTGGTGGGGAATTTCTTTTCAAAAAATTTCGGCAAAATTGATGTTGGGATGCTTCGCAAAGTGTGGCCATCTAAGGCTGTGTCCGACGCTAAACTTCAAGAATTAGCCGACGAACTTAACCCGAACCTGGACGCGTATAAGCTCAATTCGTCTAGACGGCTTATGCATTTTTTCGCGCAAGTTCGACAGGAGGTTGGACCAACGTTTCAACTGCAGGAAGGGCTCAATTACCAACCGTCAGCACTTAAAGCAAATTTCGGGTATTTCAGACGCAATCCCGAGGAGGCGGAAATATATGGCCGAACAGACGCTCACGCGGCCGATGAAGTTGAAATCGCCAACAGAGCTTATAACGGTGTGACAGGAAACCGCGGTTTGGGAAACGGTGACCTTTCAAGTGGCGACGGATGGAAATTTAGGGGGCGTGGGCTAAAGCAGACCACGGGCAGATTCAATTATACCGAGTTTAATAGTAAATATCCCCTTGTGTGGCCTGGAGAGGCGCTCGATTTTGTGAGCAATCCGGACTTACTGGGACAGATGCGTTATGCAGTGCGCGCCGGTGTATTTTTTTGGCTTCACGCGCGACTTTACGACGAGGCGGATAAGACGAATGGTGAAAACTGCGACAGCGTTGTTGACTCGATTACGCAGGTGATCAATCGGCATACTGACAGCTACGGAGAACGTCGAAATAACTATAAGCGGTTTACTTCTGAAAAAATCTTTAATGATATTAAATAA
- a CDS encoding Lrp/AsnC family transcriptional regulator, producing the protein MKNRLSSPPGLVLLGQTDRELLAVLSEDGRIAMSELARRIGLSAPSTAERVRQLEARGVIQGFAVRLDPRALGYTLQAIVRVKPLPGQLHLVEEAIRRIPEFVECDKVTGDDCFVCRLFLKTIEQLDEILSKVAERAETSTAIIKSTPVERRLPPLD; encoded by the coding sequence TTGAAGAATCGCCTTTCTTCCCCGCCGGGTCTTGTTTTGCTCGGCCAGACCGACCGCGAACTGCTCGCCGTTCTATCAGAAGACGGCCGGATCGCGATGAGCGAACTCGCGCGCCGGATTGGCTTGTCTGCGCCCAGCACAGCCGAGCGCGTGCGCCAGCTCGAAGCGCGTGGCGTAATCCAGGGGTTCGCTGTCAGGCTCGACCCGCGTGCACTGGGGTACACGCTTCAGGCTATCGTTCGAGTCAAGCCGCTGCCTGGTCAACTGCATCTGGTGGAAGAAGCTATTCGACGCATTCCCGAATTCGTCGAATGCGACAAAGTCACCGGCGACGATTGTTTTGTTTGCCGGCTCTTTCTCAAGACAATCGAACAACTCGACGAGATTCTTTCGAAGGTTGCGGAGCGGGCCGAGACAAGCACTGCGATCATCAAGTCAACGCCTGTCGAACGCCGGTTACCGCCCCTGGATTGA